The following nucleotide sequence is from Pseudonocardia sp. C8.
GCGACCCGGGGGCGCCCGTTCCATCCCACCGCCCGCGCGGTGGGCGGGTGGACCGGCGAGGAGCTGGCCCGGTTCGGTCCGATGACGACCGAGCCGGTACCGCTGGACTGGGTGGGTGTGCGCCGCGACCACCTGCGGCTCGGCCCGGGCACGCACGCGGACCGGCTGGCCGAGCTGGTGCTCGGCGAACCCGCCGCGTCCCGGCTCACCGGGACGCTGCCCGATCCCGACGGGTTCGTGGCGCTGCCGGTGCACCCGTTCGACGGCGAGCACGTGCTGCCGAAGGAGTTCGGCGACGAGATCCGGGACGGGATCGTCGTCCCGCTGGGCCGCGCCGGCGAGGCCGGCCCGACGGCGTCGCTGCGCACGCTCGCGCTGCCCGGACGCACCCCGCGGCACCTGAAGCTGCCGCTCGCGGTGACCACGCTCGGCGCGGCCCGGCTGCTGCCACCGCGGCACCTCGACCACGGCGACCGGGCCACCCGGGTGATCTCCGCCGTGCTGGGGTCGGATCCCGGGCTGGCCGCGCGGGTCGGCGTCGCGGACGAGTCCGACTGGGCCGGGTTCGCCCGCCCGGACGGCTCGGACGAGTTCGACGACCGTCCCGGCCGGCTCGCCGCGCAGCTCCGGCACTACCCCGACCTCGGCGACTGCCCGCTACCGCTGGCCGCGCTCGCCGCGCCCGGGTGGGACCTGCTCGGCCCCCTGCTCGGGGTCGACGACCGGGCCGCTGCCGAGCGGTTCCTGGCCGCGCTGACCACCGACGTCCTCACCGCCGGGATCGGCTTCCTCGGGCACGGCGTGCTGCCGGAGATGCACGGCCAGAACGTCGTCGTCGCGTTCGACCGGGACCCGGACCGGCCCGCCCGGGTCCGGCAGCTGGTCCTGCGCGACCACGACACGCTGCGGGTGCACCCGGACTGGGCCCGTGCCGCCGGCACCCCCGACCCCGGGTACCGGATCGCCCCGGGGGCGTCGCAGTCCCTGGTGCTGGACCGGCCCGAGCGGCTCGTCGGCTACCTGCAGACCCTGGTCGTGCAGGTGGCGCTGCGCGGGGTCGCGGTCGCGATGGGGGAGGAGTTCGGGATCCCCGAGCCGGCGTGGTGGGACATGGTGCGCGACGCCGTCCCGGCCGCGCTGGACGCGGCGGACCCGCCCGCCGGGATCCGGGACGCGCTCACCGCGCTGCTCCTGGACGCCCCGGTGTGGCCGGCCCGTGCGGTGCTCGGGCCGCTGCTCGACCGCGGCCCGTCCGAGGGGGTCAGCATGCCGGCGGGCGTCGTCGAGGTCCCGAACCCGCTGCGCGGGCGGGCCCGGTGAGCGGCGCACCGGCACTCGCCGACCGGGCACCGGCCGCAGGCACCGCCCACCGGGTGATCTGGTTCGGCCAGTTCAGCGCCGTGGCCGGGCTGACCGTCGTCGTCCCGCTGCTGCCGTTCCAGCTCGCCGCGCTCGGCGCGCCGCCGGACACGGTGCCCTGGTGGACGGCGGCCTGCCTGGCGGCCCCCGCGCTGACCCAGATGGTGTCCGGGCCGCTGTGGGGCGCGCTGGGCGACCGCTGGGGCCGCCGGGCGATGGTGGTCCGCGCGCACCTCGGCCTGGCCGTCGCGGTGGGGTTGATGGCGCTGGCCGACACCCCGGGGGAGTTCCTGCTGTGCCGGCTGGCCCAGGGTGCCTTCGGGGGCGTGCTCGCGGCGACGGCCGCCTACGCGACGACGCTGAGCGCACCCCAGCGCCGCGGGCGGACGCTGGGCAACCTGTTCGCCGCCACCGCGGCCGGGTCCCTGATCGGCCCGCTGGTCGGCGGCGCCACGGCCGGGCTGCTCGGCTACGCGGTGGTGTTCGCCGCGATCGCGGCCATGCTGGTCCTCTCCGGGCTGCTGGCGTGGCTGCTGCTGCACGAACCGGCCGCCGACCCGGACGACCCCGGCGACCCGGCCGGAGCCGGCGACCCGGACGGACCCGACGGCAGGCTCGGCACGGGCACGACGGCGGCGGGCCGGCTCGCCGGTGCCCGGTCCGGCCTGGCGACCCTGCTCCGGACCCCGGCGACGCTGCGCGTGCTCGGCGCCGGGCTCGCCGCCCAGGCCGGCGTGTTCGGGCTGGTCGTGCTGTTCGCCCCGAAGGTGGCGTCGGTGGCCGGCTCGCCGGTGGCGGCCACCACCTGGGTCGGCGTGCTGCAGGCCCTGACCTGGGCCGCGTCCCTGCCCGGGGCGCGGTTCTGGGGGGCCCGCAGCGACCGGCCGGGCCCGCGCGGGCGCCCGGGCGCGGTGCGGGTCCTGGTCCCGGCCACCGCGGTGCTCGCGGTCGCCGTCGTGCTGCAGGCGGTACCGACGGATCCGGCCCTGCTGGTGCCGCTGCGCCTCGTGCAGGGGTTCTGCATCGCGGCCGTCATCCCGTGCGTGCTGCACGTGGTGACGTGCACGGTCGCCGACCGCGTCCGCGGCGCCGCCCTCGGGGTGGGCACCGCCGTGCTCGACCTCGGGCAGGTGCTCGGACCGGCCGTCGCCGCGCTCGCGGTGTCCCTGCTCTCCGGCGCCGCCGCGTTCGGTGTGCTCGGCGCCCTGTTCCTGCTCGCCGCGGGCCTCGCCGCGAGCACCCGCCGGACCGGTGCGGAGGTGACCGGATGACGACTGTTCCCTCGACCCCCTTGCATCCCACCGAGGACGTGGCGCCACCCGTCACGGCGGCGGCCGAGGCTGCCGCCCGGGAACGGCTGCTGCGCTGCCTGCTGCGGGAGACCGGGACCCCGGTGACCGCGCCCGGCCCGCTGCGGCTGCCGGTCCCGGGCCGCCCGCTCGTGGCGGAGGTGACGGTGGTGTCGCCGTCCGGGCACCACGGCTTCGCCGCACCGGTCCGCGACGAGGACGGTCGCCCGGTCGAGCACCACGCCGTCGTCGACGCCGTGCTGCGCGCCGCCGGCGGCGACCCGGACCGGGCCGCCGGCCTGGCCGGCGAGGTGGCCGACAGTGCCGCCCGCACCGCCCGCTACCTCGCCGGCGCACGGGGCCGGTGGGCGGACCGGCCCTCGGAGCTGTCCGTGCTGCGCGGGCACCCGTTCCATCCCACGCCGAAGAGTGCGGTCGGCTTCACCGACGCCGACCTCGGCGCCTACGCACCGGAGCTCGCCGCCGAGTTCCGGTGCGAGCACGTCGCCGTGCACCCGCAGCTGCTCGCCGAGCGCCGGGTCGCCCCCGGCGACTGGGGCCTCGAGCCGGCCCCCGACGGGTGGCCGGTGCTGCCGGTGCACCCGTGGCAGGCCCGCTGGCTGGCCGGTCACCCCCGTGGTGCGGAGCTGCTGGCCGACGGGTGGCTGCGGCGCCTCGGCCCGCGCGGGCCGGTCGTCCGGCCGACGTCGTCGGTGCGCACCGTGGCGGCGCCCGGAGCCCCGTCGGTGTGGAAGCTCCCGCTCGGGGTGCGGATCACCCACTTCGTCCGGACCAACCCGGCCGAGCACGTGCGGCGCGCGCTCGACGCGAGCGCGCTGGTGGCCCGCGCCGACCCGGCCGGCGAGCACCCGGGCTTCACGGTGCTGCTCGAGACCGGCTACCGCGGCGTCGCGGAGGAGCAGGCGGGTGCCGAACTGGCCGACGGGCTCGCCGTGCTGTTCCGCGAACCGCCCGGCGCCGACCTCGCGGTCCTGGCCGGGCTGCTGGAGGACGGCCCGTCCGGGGAGGAACCGGCACTGGCCCGCCTGCTCCGGGCCGCCGGCGGAGGACCGGCGGCCTGGCTGCGCCGGCACCTGGCCGTCGCGACCGTCCCGCTGCTGCGGGTGTTCGACCGGCACGGCATCGGGTTCGAGGCGCACGTGCAGAACACCCTGGTCGGCACCCGCGACGGCCGGCCGGTGCGGTGCGCGGTCCGCGACATGGAGGGCACCCACGTGGCCCGGGACGGCGCGGCCGCTGCGCTGCTGGAGACCGGCTCGCCGCTGCTCTACGACCGCGAGGAGGCCTGGCAGCGGCTGCGCTACCACGCGGTGACCAACCACCTCGCCCACCTGGTCGCGACCCTCGGCCGGGTCGGCCCGGTGAGCGAGCACGCGTTGTGGGCGGTGGTCGCCGAGGAGCTGGCCGCCGCCGGGACGCCGTCGGCGACCGCGCTGACCCGGGACCGGACCCTGCCGGCCAAGGCCAACCTGGCCAGCCGGCTCGGCGGGCACGGCGAGCGCCCCGACTACGTCGAGATCCCCAACCCCATCCAGGAGGCCGCCCGATGACCCCCGCCGACACCGTCGCGGACGCGCTGCGTGCCCCCACCGCCGACGCCGTGCGGCAGCGGGTGCTCGCCCAGCTGGTCGCGTCGCTGGTCGCCGAGGACGCGCTGAAGGCCGAACGGGACGGCACGTCGTACACGGTGCGCGGCACCGCGACCTACACGTTCACCGCCCGCGAGCACGGGTTCGGCCGGGTCCGCGTGCACGGGCCGGTGTACCGGGACGGCGAGCCGGCCCGCTCCCCGACCCGGTTCCTCGAGGAGGCCGGCGACCTGCTCGACGCCGACCCCGACCGGCTCCCCGGGTTCGCCCGGGAGCTGGAGGAGACCGTGCTCAAGGACGCGCTCGCCCAGCACGCCCGCCCGGCCGGCCCGATCGACCCCGGCGCCGGGCACGACGCGCTGGAGGCGCTGGCCGGCGACGGGCACCGCTACCACCCGGCGTACAAGTCCCGGCTCGGGTTCGACGTCGACGACCAGCTCGCCTTCGGGCCCGAGTTCGCCCCCACCGTGCACCCGGTGTGGCTGGCCGTGGACGCCGCGCTCGCCTCGGTCACCCCGTCCGCGACGGCGCCGGTCGGCAGCGACCCGGAGGCGCTGTGGTCGGCGCAGCTCGCGGGCACGGGCCTGGTCCCGCCACCCGGCACGGTGCCGGTCCCGGTGCATCCCTGGCAGTGGCGGACGGTGATCGCCCGCGCGTTCGCCCCGGAGCTCGCCTCCGGCGCGATCCGGGTGCTCGGCGTCGACCCGCACGGCTACCGGCCGCAGGCCTCGATCCGCACGCTGGCCTGCGTGGACGCGCCGTCGCTGCCGTCGCCGAAGCTGTCGTTGTCGATCACCAACACGTCCACGGCGCGGGGGCTCGCGCCGTACACGGTGCGCAACGCCGCCCCCATCTCGGACTGGCTGGCCGGCCTGGTCGCCGGCGACCCGGTGCTGCGCGCCGCGCGGCCGATCGTGCTGCGCGAGGTCCTCGGCATCTCGGTGGGCGAGGGGGCGGGCCCGCTGGACCGCGAACGCGAGGGCGCGCTCTCGGTGATCTGGCGGGAGAGCCTGCACACCCACCTGGACCCCGATGAGCGGGCCGTGCCGTTCCCCGGGCTCGCGGCCCGCTCCCCGGAGGGCGTGCCGCTGATCGACCCGTGGATCCGGGCCCGCGGCGCCCGGGCCTGGGCCCGCGAGCTGGCCGAGGTGGCGGTCGTGCCGCTGGTGCACCTGCTGGTGCGGCACGGCGTCGCCCTGGAGTCGCACGCGCAGAACATGCTGCTCGTGCACGACGGCGGCCGGCCCACCCGGGTCGCGCTCAAGGACTTCCACGACGGCGTGCGCTTCAGCCGGGCCGACCTCGCCGACCCGGCGGCCTGCCCGCCGCTGGAGGCACCGCCCGCCCACCACGGCAACGCGAACTCGTTCCTCGAGACCGACGACCTCGAGGCGGTGACCGGCTTCCTGCTGGACGCGCTGTGCTTCGTCAACCTCACCGACGTCGCGCACCTGCTGGAGACGGAGTACGGCCTCGCCGAGGCCGCGTTCTGGGCGGAGGTGGTCGGCGCGGTCCGGGCGCATGCCGCGCGGGTCGGCGAGTTCGCCGCCCGGTTGGACCGCTTCGACGTGTTCGCCCCGACCCTGGAGGTGGAGAAGCTGACCGCACGACGGCTGCACCCGGACACCGAGGTACGGGTCCGGCGGGTGCCCAACGAGTGGGCGGTGACCGGTGCTGCGTGAACGCCTGGGCGCGGGTGACGAGGTCTACGGCCTGTTCGTGGCCCTGCCGTCGCCGTCGCTGGTGGAGATGGTCGGCGCGGCAGGCTTCGACTTCGCGATCCTCGACGCCGAGCACGCCCTGGTCGACCCGCAGACGTTGCAGCACATGATCCGCGCCGCGGAGGCGTTCGGGATCGCGCCGCTGGTCCGGGTGCCCGAGCGGGACCCCGGGATGGTCCTGCGGGTCCTCGACGCCGGCGCGCACGGCGTCGTCGTCCCGCACGTCCGCGATCCGCAGGACGTCCGGGACGCCGTCCACGCGGCCCGCTACGCCCCGGCGGGCATGCGGTCGCTGAACGGCGGCCGCACCGCCGGCTACGGCCGGGTCGACCTGCGCGAGCACGTGGCCGCGTCGAACGCGCGGACGCTGGTCGTGCCGATGATCGAGGACGCGGAGGCGCTGGACCGGATCGACGAGATCGTCCGGGTCCCCGGCGTGGACATGGTGCTCGAAGGTGCCGCCGACCTCTCGCAGTCGCTGGGCGTGACCTGGCAGACCCGGCATCCGGACGTGGTGGCCGCGGTACGCGAGGTGGCCGCGGCCTGCGAGCGGGCAGGCGTGCCGTTCTGCGCGATCCCGCGGGTGCCCGAGGACCACGCGGCCTGGCGGGCGGCCGGGGTCCGCGCGTTCGTCCTCGGCGAGGAGCGGGGCATCGCGGCCCGGGCACTGCGCGCGCACCTGGCCGCGCACCGGGACACCGCAGCCGACGACGTGGTGGAGGCCGGCCGTGCGTGACCTGACTCCCGTCGTGCAGGAGCGGGCCGGTGCGGGCGAGCCGGTCTGCTTCTACGCCTACGACCTCGCCGCCCTGCGCGCCCACGTCCGCGGGGTGGTCGGTGCGCTGCCGGACCGGTGCCGGATGTTCTACGCGGTCAAGGCCAACACCGGCGGGCCGCTGCTGGAGGCGCTCGCGGGCGAGGTCGCCGGGTACGAGGTGGCCTCCGGCGGTGAGCTCGCCAAGGTGCGTGCCGCCGCCCCGGACGCGGACGTGCTCATGGGCGGGCCGGTGCCGACGCCGTCCGAGATCCGGGCGGGCCTGGACGCCGGCGTGCGGCGCTTCCACGTCGAGAGCCTGCTCGGTCTGCACCGGATCTCCCGGGTGGCGACCGAGGCCGGGGTGACGGCCGCGGTGCTGCTCCGGGTGAACCTGGCCGGGCCGTTCCCGGCGGCGACCCTGGCGATGGCCGGGCGGCCCACCCAGTTCGGGATCGACGAGTCCGACCTGCCCGCCGCCGTGCAGGCCGCGACGACCCTGCCCGGCGTGCGGCTGGACGGCTTCCACCTGCACTCGCTGTCGAACAACCTCTCCGCCGAGACGCACCTGCAGATGCTGGAGCTCTACCGGGACACCGTCGCGGGCTGGGAACACCGGTTCGGGCTGCGGTGCCGGGTCGTGAACGTGGGCGGCGGAATCGGCGTCGACTACGGCGACCTGGAGCGGACCTTCGACTGGGCGGCGTTCACCGACGGCCTGCACGACTGGGTGGACACGCTGCCCGGGCACTGGGAGGAGATCGACTTCGAGTGCGGGCGGTTCCTGGTCGCCGGCTGCGCCGGGTACGCCGTCGAGGTGCTCGACGTCAAGCACACCCACGGCCAGGCGTACGCCCTGGTCCGCGGCGGTACCCACCAGTTCCGGCTGCCGTCGTCGTGGCAGCACAGCCACCCGTTCGACGTGGTGCCGGTCGAGCGCTGGGACCCCGGGCTGCCCCGCCCGGAGCTGGTCGAGGAGAAGGTCACGGTGTGCGGGGAGCTGTGCACCCCGAAGGACGTGCTCGCCGTCGAGCACGTCACCCGGCTCCGGCCGGGCGACGTGCTCGTGTTCCGGGCCGCGGGGGCGTACGGCTGGGAGATCTCGCACCACGACTTCCTCAGCCATCCGCACCCGGAGCAGCTGTGGCTGTCCTGAGGGTTACAGCCGGACGAGGGTCCCGATGTCCTCGCGTTCGGCGACGTCCCGGACCGCCCCGGCCAGTGCCACGTCCAGCACGCCCATCCCGAACGGGTTGCTGAGCACGATGTCGGTGCTCGAGGCCCGGCCGGGGTGCGTGCCGGCGAGGATGCCGGCCAGGCTGGCGTCCACCCGGCGGCCCTTCTCGGGGGTGCCGTCCACGTGCTGACCCTCGGGTCCGGTGACCTCGCCCGACCGGTAGAGGCGCCCGAGGATCCGCCGGTCGTCGGCGGCGATCAGGTCCCAGTCGTCGACCACGAGCAGGTCGGCGCGCTCGATCACCTCGGGCAGCACGTCGTCCAGCGACACGTGCGCCACCAGCGCCCCGGGGGCGAGCCAGTCGTGGGCGATGTAGCCGGTGGTGGTCGTCGTCGTGCACACCACGAGGCCGGCACCGTCCACCGTGGAGCGCGGGTCGGTGCTGGGGTGCACGGTCAGCCCGCTCGCCGGGCCGGCCCACTCGTCGGCCAGCGCCCGGGCGCGGTCCGGGTCCAGGTCGTACACCGTGACCTCGGCGCCCGGCAGCTCCGCGGCGAGCAGCCGCAGGTGCGCGGCGGCCAGCGCGCCGCAGCCGAGCACGCCGATCCGGCGGACGCCCGGCGCGGCCAGCTCCCGGACGGACAGCACCGTGTAGGCGGCGGTGCGGGTGGCGGACAGCCAGGCCGCCTCCATCATCGCCGTGGGCCGGGCGGTGTCCGGGTCGAACAGGAACGTCAGGCCCTGGGCGCGGGGCAGCCCGCGTCCGGGGTTCTCCAGGCTCGAGTTGATCATCTTCAGGCCGATGGCGGGCCGCTCGCCCCAGACGGCCCCGGGCAGCGCGAGGCTGCGCGCGAACGCGCCGCCCTCGGTGTGCCAGGGCAGGTAGGCCTCGTCGGGCAGCGTGGTCGCGCCCTCGGCGTGGTGGATCAGGGTCTCGCGGACAACCGCAACCGGATCGAGGTCGGCTGCGGCACGGAGGACGTCCGCATGACCCAGGATGCGCAGGGGAGGTTCGTCGACGGTCACGCCATGATCGTGCACGGTGACTCTAGATATGGGAAGGCTGCCCTAACATTCGTGGTGTGGGTCGCAACACCGTGTCAAGATCCTAACGGGTATGGCGGAGGCCTCCTTTCGTCATGTATTGGTTAGCCTTCGCTTATCCGCGCACGTCAGGAGTTGTCAGTGTCACATGCCGGGCGGCTACTCGCCGCGATCATCGCCGTACTGGGCCTCGTCCTTGCGGGCTGTGGGGGAGCCGGCGGGGGCGCCGAGGGGCCGAAGCACAGCGTGCAGCACGCCATGGGCGCCTCCGACGTCCCGGTGAACCCGCAGCGGGTCGTCGTCCTCGACACCGGTGAGCTCGACTCGGTGCTCGCGCTGGGCGTCAAGCCGGTCGGCGCCGTGCGCGCCGACGAGGTCACGGGCCCCCAGTCCTACCTCGGCCAGAAGGCCCAGGGGATCCAGGAGGTCGGCACCATCGAGGCCCCGAACCTCGAGGCCATCGCCGCGCTGAAGCCCGACCTGATCCTGTCGAACAGCGTGCGGCACAAGGACATCTACCCGCAGCTGAGCGAGATCGCCCCCACCGTCTTCGCCGCATCGGTCGGGAAGTCCTGGAAG
It contains:
- a CDS encoding HpcH/HpaI aldolase/citrate lyase family protein, which codes for MLRERLGAGDEVYGLFVALPSPSLVEMVGAAGFDFAILDAEHALVDPQTLQHMIRAAEAFGIAPLVRVPERDPGMVLRVLDAGAHGVVVPHVRDPQDVRDAVHAARYAPAGMRSLNGGRTAGYGRVDLREHVAASNARTLVVPMIEDAEALDRIDEIVRVPGVDMVLEGAADLSQSLGVTWQTRHPDVVAAVREVAAACERAGVPFCAIPRVPEDHAAWRAAGVRAFVLGEERGIAARALRAHLAAHRDTAADDVVEAGRA
- a CDS encoding IucA/IucC family siderophore biosynthesis protein; translated protein: MTPADTVADALRAPTADAVRQRVLAQLVASLVAEDALKAERDGTSYTVRGTATYTFTAREHGFGRVRVHGPVYRDGEPARSPTRFLEEAGDLLDADPDRLPGFARELEETVLKDALAQHARPAGPIDPGAGHDALEALAGDGHRYHPAYKSRLGFDVDDQLAFGPEFAPTVHPVWLAVDAALASVTPSATAPVGSDPEALWSAQLAGTGLVPPPGTVPVPVHPWQWRTVIARAFAPELASGAIRVLGVDPHGYRPQASIRTLACVDAPSLPSPKLSLSITNTSTARGLAPYTVRNAAPISDWLAGLVAGDPVLRAARPIVLREVLGISVGEGAGPLDREREGALSVIWRESLHTHLDPDERAVPFPGLAARSPEGVPLIDPWIRARGARAWARELAEVAVVPLVHLLVRHGVALESHAQNMLLVHDGGRPTRVALKDFHDGVRFSRADLADPAACPPLEAPPAHHGNANSFLETDDLEAVTGFLLDALCFVNLTDVAHLLETEYGLAEAAFWAEVVGAVRAHAARVGEFAARLDRFDVFAPTLEVEKLTARRLHPDTEVRVRRVPNEWAVTGAA
- a CDS encoding ornithine cyclodeaminase; amino-acid sequence: MTVDEPPLRILGHADVLRAAADLDPVAVVRETLIHHAEGATTLPDEAYLPWHTEGGAFARSLALPGAVWGERPAIGLKMINSSLENPGRGLPRAQGLTFLFDPDTARPTAMMEAAWLSATRTAAYTVLSVRELAAPGVRRIGVLGCGALAAAHLRLLAAELPGAEVTVYDLDPDRARALADEWAGPASGLTVHPSTDPRSTVDGAGLVVCTTTTTTGYIAHDWLAPGALVAHVSLDDVLPEVIERADLLVVDDWDLIAADDRRILGRLYRSGEVTGPEGQHVDGTPEKGRRVDASLAGILAGTHPGRASSTDIVLSNPFGMGVLDVALAGAVRDVAEREDIGTLVRL
- a CDS encoding IucA/IucC family protein, whose protein sequence is MGRMPSPGRWVTADLLEAATIEGLWGLGERDLGPPPPGLPSAAPCPGSGWVRVDLPGGGWLAWSATDGAPVTRTRHAGGPVWYREDAEHHTAYPVGPDRVLALLEGARPHRDAVLADLRTAVRHAHVVRAGWLRLPDPALRPADRDGGPAATLLAGERLAATRGRPFHPTARAVGGWTGEELARFGPMTTEPVPLDWVGVRRDHLRLGPGTHADRLAELVLGEPAASRLTGTLPDPDGFVALPVHPFDGEHVLPKEFGDEIRDGIVVPLGRAGEAGPTASLRTLALPGRTPRHLKLPLAVTTLGAARLLPPRHLDHGDRATRVISAVLGSDPGLAARVGVADESDWAGFARPDGSDEFDDRPGRLAAQLRHYPDLGDCPLPLAALAAPGWDLLGPLLGVDDRAAAERFLAALTTDVLTAGIGFLGHGVLPEMHGQNVVVAFDRDPDRPARVRQLVLRDHDTLRVHPDWARAAGTPDPGYRIAPGASQSLVLDRPERLVGYLQTLVVQVALRGVAVAMGEEFGIPEPAWWDMVRDAVPAALDAADPPAGIRDALTALLLDAPVWPARAVLGPLLDRGPSEGVSMPAGVVEVPNPLRGRAR
- a CDS encoding MFS transporter, producing the protein MSGAPALADRAPAAGTAHRVIWFGQFSAVAGLTVVVPLLPFQLAALGAPPDTVPWWTAACLAAPALTQMVSGPLWGALGDRWGRRAMVVRAHLGLAVAVGLMALADTPGEFLLCRLAQGAFGGVLAATAAYATTLSAPQRRGRTLGNLFAATAAGSLIGPLVGGATAGLLGYAVVFAAIAAMLVLSGLLAWLLLHEPAADPDDPGDPAGAGDPDGPDGRLGTGTTAAGRLAGARSGLATLLRTPATLRVLGAGLAAQAGVFGLVVLFAPKVASVAGSPVAATTWVGVLQALTWAASLPGARFWGARSDRPGPRGRPGAVRVLVPATAVLAVAVVLQAVPTDPALLVPLRLVQGFCIAAVIPCVLHVVTCTVADRVRGAALGVGTAVLDLGQVLGPAVAALAVSLLSGAAAFGVLGALFLLAAGLAASTRRTGAEVTG
- a CDS encoding type III PLP-dependent enzyme; translation: MRDLTPVVQERAGAGEPVCFYAYDLAALRAHVRGVVGALPDRCRMFYAVKANTGGPLLEALAGEVAGYEVASGGELAKVRAAAPDADVLMGGPVPTPSEIRAGLDAGVRRFHVESLLGLHRISRVATEAGVTAAVLLRVNLAGPFPAATLAMAGRPTQFGIDESDLPAAVQAATTLPGVRLDGFHLHSLSNNLSAETHLQMLELYRDTVAGWEHRFGLRCRVVNVGGGIGVDYGDLERTFDWAAFTDGLHDWVDTLPGHWEEIDFECGRFLVAGCAGYAVEVLDVKHTHGQAYALVRGGTHQFRLPSSWQHSHPFDVVPVERWDPGLPRPELVEEKVTVCGELCTPKDVLAVEHVTRLRPGDVLVFRAAGAYGWEISHHDFLSHPHPEQLWLS
- a CDS encoding IucA/IucC family siderophore biosynthesis protein; protein product: MTTVPSTPLHPTEDVAPPVTAAAEAAARERLLRCLLRETGTPVTAPGPLRLPVPGRPLVAEVTVVSPSGHHGFAAPVRDEDGRPVEHHAVVDAVLRAAGGDPDRAAGLAGEVADSAARTARYLAGARGRWADRPSELSVLRGHPFHPTPKSAVGFTDADLGAYAPELAAEFRCEHVAVHPQLLAERRVAPGDWGLEPAPDGWPVLPVHPWQARWLAGHPRGAELLADGWLRRLGPRGPVVRPTSSVRTVAAPGAPSVWKLPLGVRITHFVRTNPAEHVRRALDASALVARADPAGEHPGFTVLLETGYRGVAEEQAGAELADGLAVLFREPPGADLAVLAGLLEDGPSGEEPALARLLRAAGGGPAAWLRRHLAVATVPLLRVFDRHGIGFEAHVQNTLVGTRDGRPVRCAVRDMEGTHVARDGAAAALLETGSPLLYDREEAWQRLRYHAVTNHLAHLVATLGRVGPVSEHALWAVVAEELAAAGTPSATALTRDRTLPAKANLASRLGGHGERPDYVEIPNPIQEAAR